The Geothrix oryzae DNA window CCACCCCGGAGATCGGATATCTCCACCGCGGCGTGGAGAAGCTGGGCGAGAACCTGAGCTACCAGCAGTTCATCCCGCTCACGGACCGCCTGAACTACTGCAGCTCCATCATGAACAATGTGGGCTATGCCTGCGCCGTGGAGAAGCTGCTGGGCATCGAGATCCCCAAGCGGGCCCAGCAGATCCGGGTGCTGGTCTCCGAGCTGGCCCGCATCGCGGACCACATCGTCTGCGTGGGCGTCAACGCCGTGGACATCGGCGCCTTCACGGCCTTCCTCTACCTCTTCAAGCAGCGCGAGACGGTCTACGATCTCTTCGAGATGGCGGCCGGGCAGCGTCTCCACACCAGCTTCACCCGCATCGGCGGCCTCTTCCGGGACATCCCCGAGGCCTTCGTGCCCCTCACCGAGCGCTTCCTGGTGGAGTGCGAGGCGGCCGTGGACGAGTGCGAGCGGCTGCTCACCCACAACCCCATCTGGTACGACCGCACCAAGGGCATCGGCGCCATCAGCCCCGAGGACGCCGTGAACTGGGGCTACACCGGGCCCTGCCTCCGCGCGGCGGGCGTGCCGCAGGATCTCCGCAAGGCGCAGCCCTACCTGGGCTACGAGACCTACGACTTCGACATCCCCGTGGGTACCACCGGCGATGTGTTCGACCGCTACCTGGTCCGCATCGAGGAGATGCGCCAGAGCCTGCGCATCATCCGCCAGGTGCTGGACCGCCTCGAGCCCGGCCCGGTCAATGTGGACGATCCGAAGGTGGCCCTGCCGTCCAAGGAGAAGGTCTACACGCGGATGGAGAGCCTCATCCACCACTTCAAGCTGATCATGCACGGCATGGAGATGCCGGTGGGCGAGATCTACAGCGCCACCGAAGCCGCCAACGGCGAACTGGGCTTCTACATCGTGAGCGACGGGGGCAAGAATCCCTATCGCATCCGGGTCCGTCCCCCCTGCCTCCCCATCTTCAGCAGTTTCCACGACCAGGTGAAGGGCTGCCTGATCGCCGATGCCGTCGCCGTGCTCGGCGCGATGAATATCATCGCGGGCGAGCTGGATCGCTGAGGCGCCGAGGACGGCCACCGGGCGAAGCCCGGTTCCCGGCGTCTTCTCCTGAAAGGACCGCGTGAAGCGCACAGCCGTTCTGAAGAGCGTTTCCGCCAGGCACGCCTGCCATCAGATGCACCTCTCCGGTCCGATCCTCGAGCGGGCGTTGGAGCAGCTCACCGACGGCCAGTCAGGGGGAGCGACGGCCGGCGAGGCCGCGGACGCCGGTTTCGAGCAGCGCCTGCGGGCCGAGGTGAGGCTGGCTGCCCAGGGCCGCCGCCACGCCAGCGATGGGCTTTCGTACCTGCAGGTGGCCGCCGGGGGGATGCAGAAGATCACCGCCCTGTTGGCCCGCGCGGCCAAGCTCGCGGAGCAGGTTCCCGGCGGAGCGCCGGAACCAGGCTCAGCCGGGCCGATAGGAGCAGGCCAGGCCCCATCCGTCCTTGACGAGGAGTACCGGGACATCCTGACGCTCATTGACGAGATCAATGCGAACACGCGGTTCAACGGCGAGGTGGTCTTCGGGTCGGAACTGGGCATTGTCATGGGTGATCACTTGCGGGTGACCGTGGCCGTGGGTCCGGTGGGTTCCCTCGATCTGATGGGGGAGCCGGGGACCGCCGCGGGGCCTGCCCCGGGTCTCGCCGCCATCCACAAGGGCCTGGAGATCCTTTCCGCGCAACGCAGCACCCTCGACGCGGGGCAGCGGCACCTGAGCGCGGTCTCCAATGCCCTGGGCATCCAGGCGGAAACCCTCGCGGCGGCCGCCCGCCCGATTCGCGATGCCGGCCTCGCCCAGGAGGTGGTGGCCCTCAATAAATTCCAGGTGCTGAACCAGTCCGGGCTCCAGTCCCTCCGCCAGGCCCATCCGGAGAACGGCTCGATCCTGCGGCTTCTGCACTAGGGGCTGGTTTCAGGTTTCGCGCCGCCCGCCGTTCGAGGAGGGGCCTACCTGCCGCCCAGGGCTTCCACCTGGGCGCGGTGGTCGTTCCGGAGGCGCTCCAGGAGCGAGAGCAGCTGGTCGCGCTCCTCGGGGGCCAGACAGCGGTCCACCTGCTGGCAGAGGGCCTGGTGCTGGGCGTGCATCCGCGCCTCGAGCGCCAGGCCCTTGGGGGTGATCTGCACGCGGCTGCCCCGGCGGTCCGCCGGATTCTCGCAGCGCTTCACGAGGCCGCGGGCCTCGAGGCGGTTCACCAGGCGGGGCACATCGGCGAAGCGGTAGATCATCCGGCAGCGGAGCTCCTTCACCAGGTAGCCGTCCTTGGGCCCGCCCTTGAGGATGCGGAGGACATTGAACTGCTGGTCGGAGATGTCTTCCGGTTCGTAGAGGGCCTGGTCGAAGAGGCGGGCCACATACTCGCGGGTCAGGAGGATGGCCAGGGCCACCTCGTGGCCCGGCTCGAGGGGTTTGGTGATCTGAAGTTCTTCGCGGATGTGCATGGTCCTGCTCCTGCGGATCCAGGGTGACATATTTTCAAATAAAGGTGTTGCAACTTCTTAAAAACGGCCTAGACTTGATTGCATGGTGAAACACCTATTCCCTGGAGGCTCCATGCGCCACCCCTTCCGCGTCCTTCTTGCTTCCCTCGCCCTGGCGGCCCTGCCCGCCCTGGCCGGTGAGGACACCTACAAGATCGATCCCGTCCACAGCGAAGTGAGCTTCAAGGTGGGCCACCTGCTGGCCAAGGTGAGCGGCCGCTTCACGAAGTTCGAGGGGACCATCAAGGTGGACACCGCCGACATCAGCAAGTCCAGCGTGGAGGTCGTCATCGACGCCGCCAGCCTCACCACCGACAACGAGAGCCGGGACAAGCACCTGAAGTCCCCCGACTTCTTCGATGTGGCGAAGTACCCCACCGTCACCTTCAAGAGCACGGCCGTGAAGGAAGTGGCCAAGGGCAAGCTGGAGGTCACCGGTGACTTCACCCTGCACGGGGTCACCAAGCGCATCACCTTCCCCATCACCAATGCGGGGACGCAGCCCGGCATGGCGCCCGGCAGCGTGGTGGCCGGCTTCGTGGACGGCGCCCTCAGCCTCAACCGCAGCGAGTACGGCATTAAGTTCATGCCTGGCATCATCGGCGACACCGTGGCCATCAGCCTGAACGCCGAAGCCGGCAAGGTCGCGCCCTCGGCGAAGAAGTAAGCCCCGAATCCCGGTTCGTGATGGGAGGCACCCGGTTTGACCGGGTGCCTCCTTTCCATTTCGAGCTAAACTGGCCGTTCATGCGAGCGCGCCCATGAATCATCCTCTGCCTCCCGAGACCGCGAACGAGCCCATGGCCCCGGGCCTACGGCTGCCGGAATCCGAA harbors:
- the nuoD gene encoding NADH dehydrogenase (quinone) subunit D, with protein sequence MESIAMTRQQLDGDHMIVNLGPSHPTTHGTLRIILELEGETILKATPEIGYLHRGVEKLGENLSYQQFIPLTDRLNYCSSIMNNVGYACAVEKLLGIEIPKRAQQIRVLVSELARIADHIVCVGVNAVDIGAFTAFLYLFKQRETVYDLFEMAAGQRLHTSFTRIGGLFRDIPEAFVPLTERFLVECEAAVDECERLLTHNPIWYDRTKGIGAISPEDAVNWGYTGPCLRAAGVPQDLRKAQPYLGYETYDFDIPVGTTGDVFDRYLVRIEEMRQSLRIIRQVLDRLEPGPVNVDDPKVALPSKEKVYTRMESLIHHFKLIMHGMEMPVGEIYSATEAANGELGFYIVSDGGKNPYRIRVRPPCLPIFSSFHDQVKGCLIADAVAVLGAMNIIAGELDR
- a CDS encoding flagellin → MKRTAVLKSVSARHACHQMHLSGPILERALEQLTDGQSGGATAGEAADAGFEQRLRAEVRLAAQGRRHASDGLSYLQVAAGGMQKITALLARAAKLAEQVPGGAPEPGSAGPIGAGQAPSVLDEEYRDILTLIDEINANTRFNGEVVFGSELGIVMGDHLRVTVAVGPVGSLDLMGEPGTAAGPAPGLAAIHKGLEILSAQRSTLDAGQRHLSAVSNALGIQAETLAAAARPIRDAGLAQEVVALNKFQVLNQSGLQSLRQAHPENGSILRLLH
- a CDS encoding MarR family winged helix-turn-helix transcriptional regulator encodes the protein MHIREELQITKPLEPGHEVALAILLTREYVARLFDQALYEPEDISDQQFNVLRILKGGPKDGYLVKELRCRMIYRFADVPRLVNRLEARGLVKRCENPADRRGSRVQITPKGLALEARMHAQHQALCQQVDRCLAPEERDQLLSLLERLRNDHRAQVEALGGR
- a CDS encoding YceI family protein, whose protein sequence is MRHPFRVLLASLALAALPALAGEDTYKIDPVHSEVSFKVGHLLAKVSGRFTKFEGTIKVDTADISKSSVEVVIDAASLTTDNESRDKHLKSPDFFDVAKYPTVTFKSTAVKEVAKGKLEVTGDFTLHGVTKRITFPITNAGTQPGMAPGSVVAGFVDGALSLNRSEYGIKFMPGIIGDTVAISLNAEAGKVAPSAKK